Proteins from a single region of Streptomyces sp. HUAS 15-9:
- a CDS encoding site-specific integrase, producing the protein MKPYKACSCRDSETKRLLGKKCPDLSKKGHGGWYARYEAPKSADGKRRQPRVGPFPTERECKAELGKVLGTAASPKAHDERKTTFGEYLERRYTWRVSEAETGEGLKKSTLDAEREAIDLYGNPGLGHIKVVDLTDEHFRELYAAMRKLNRPEEQGDRSEILRRLKDARATRDGRRLHSRPISEGRIRRVHAVLHGAMTDAVKLSKIRPDNPTDGVWRSKGGKRKQGRAKPLLWTAERVEAWEKTGNVPAKVMVWTSDQCGAFLDFAEASEERLYPAFHLDAYYGPRRGELVGAEEKDLSLGRRRLHVLQAQSDDELDDTKTEAGYRQIPLDDETVRVLKAWHKQKLRERLAWGEAYQDAGRVFCYEDGTALKAEYLSSRFRILIERYANIRAKAAEDWPAERIARKFRTTLAAVEVALRMPLPPIRFHDLRHGAATMLIAAGVDDKFVSEVLGHASVAFTKDVYAVVADELADDATRRIATFIPRQNRLSAVGANTVPSGG; encoded by the coding sequence GTGAAGCCGTACAAGGCGTGCTCATGTCGAGACTCGGAGACGAAACGGCTACTCGGCAAGAAGTGCCCTGACCTCAGCAAGAAGGGACACGGCGGCTGGTACGCCCGCTACGAGGCACCCAAGTCCGCCGACGGGAAACGCCGTCAACCGCGCGTCGGTCCGTTCCCCACGGAACGGGAGTGCAAGGCCGAGCTGGGCAAGGTGCTCGGCACGGCCGCCAGTCCGAAGGCGCACGACGAGCGCAAGACCACGTTCGGCGAGTACCTCGAACGCCGCTACACCTGGCGCGTCTCCGAGGCGGAGACCGGCGAGGGCCTGAAGAAGTCCACGCTGGACGCCGAGCGCGAGGCCATCGACCTGTACGGGAATCCCGGACTCGGGCACATCAAGGTCGTCGACCTCACCGACGAGCACTTCCGCGAGCTGTACGCGGCCATGCGGAAGCTGAACCGGCCGGAGGAGCAGGGCGACCGGTCGGAGATCCTGCGGCGCCTGAAGGACGCCCGGGCCACCCGGGATGGCCGGCGGCTGCACTCCCGTCCGATCTCCGAGGGCCGCATCCGCCGCGTTCACGCGGTCCTGCATGGCGCCATGACGGACGCCGTGAAGCTGTCGAAGATCCGGCCGGACAACCCGACTGACGGGGTCTGGCGGTCGAAGGGTGGGAAGCGGAAGCAGGGCCGCGCGAAGCCCCTGCTGTGGACGGCCGAACGCGTCGAGGCGTGGGAGAAGACCGGGAACGTCCCGGCGAAGGTCATGGTGTGGACGAGCGACCAGTGCGGCGCGTTCCTCGACTTCGCCGAGGCCAGCGAGGAACGGCTGTATCCGGCGTTCCACCTCGATGCGTACTACGGGCCTCGCCGCGGCGAGCTGGTCGGCGCGGAGGAGAAAGACCTCAGCCTCGGCCGCCGGCGCCTGCACGTTCTGCAGGCGCAGTCGGACGACGAGCTGGACGACACGAAGACCGAGGCTGGGTATCGGCAGATCCCCCTCGACGACGAGACCGTGCGCGTGCTGAAGGCCTGGCACAAGCAGAAGCTGCGCGAGCGTCTGGCGTGGGGCGAGGCCTACCAGGACGCGGGGCGGGTGTTCTGCTACGAGGACGGGACCGCGCTGAAGGCGGAGTACCTGTCGAGCCGCTTCCGGATCCTGATCGAGCGGTACGCCAACATCCGCGCGAAGGCTGCCGAGGATTGGCCGGCGGAGCGGATCGCACGGAAGTTCCGCACGACCCTGGCGGCCGTCGAGGTGGCGCTTCGGATGCCGCTCCCGCCCATCCGCTTCCATGACCTACGTCACGGTGCGGCGACGATGCTGATCGCCGCCGGGGTGGACGACAAGTTCGTGTCAGAGGTCCTCGGGCACGCCTCGGTGGCCTTCACGAAGGACGTGTACGCGGTCGTCGCCGACGAGCTGGCCGACGACGCCACCCGCCGGATCGCGACCTTCATCCCGCGCCAGAACCGGCTTTCAGCGGTTGGTGCCAACACCGTGCCATCAGGGGGCTAA
- a CDS encoding SigE family RNA polymerase sigma factor: MTTPVCTSASDAATSVRQTLSPSRLRSTGGTPTYPSFASYVRARQPVLLRTARSLTANPSDAEDLLQTALTKTYVAWERIEDHRALDGYVRRALLNTRTSQWRKRKVDEFVCDELPEPEPVPGGDDPAERQALHDAMWRAIAKLPARQRAMVVLRYYEDLSEAQTAEVLGVSVGTVKSAVSRALGKLREDPELDLVR, encoded by the coding sequence ATGACCACACCCGTCTGCACAAGCGCGTCGGACGCCGCCACATCGGTGAGGCAGACCCTCTCCCCGTCCCGGCTCCGCTCGACCGGGGGAACTCCCACGTACCCGTCGTTCGCGTCGTATGTGAGGGCCCGCCAGCCGGTGCTGCTGCGTACCGCACGGTCGCTGACCGCGAACCCGAGCGACGCGGAGGACCTGCTGCAGACCGCGCTCACCAAGACGTATGTCGCCTGGGAGCGGATCGAGGACCACCGGGCGCTCGACGGCTATGTGCGCCGGGCGCTGCTGAACACGCGGACCTCGCAGTGGCGCAAGCGCAAGGTCGACGAGTTCGTGTGCGACGAGCTGCCCGAGCCGGAGCCGGTGCCCGGCGGGGACGACCCGGCGGAGCGGCAGGCGCTGCACGACGCGATGTGGCGGGCGATCGCGAAGCTGCCGGCGCGGCAGCGGGCGATGGTCGTCCTGCGGTACTACGAGGACCTGAGCGAGGCCCAGACGGCCGAGGTGCTCGGGGTGTCGGTGGGAACGGTGAAGTCGGCGGTGTCGCGGGCGCTCGGCAAGCTGCGCGAGGACCCGGAGCTCGACCTGGTGCGATAG
- a CDS encoding bifunctional MaoC family dehydratase N-terminal/OB-fold nucleic acid binding domain-containing protein codes for MYVRLKQYEGRAAAVGCVGKDPVNVPMIRHWCEAIGDTNPAYEGPDAIAPPTMLQAWTMGGLSGHEGRTPAFDELMALLDDAGCVSVVATDSEQEYPRPLRPGDEVTFDTVIESVSERKTTKLGTGYFITTRMDVRVGTELAGTHRFRILKYAPSRRRQRAPLARRPRPVVNRDNAGFWEGVERHRLLIQRCADCGTLRHPWLPGCNTCGCLDWDTVEASGEGTVHSYVVMHHPPFPAFDPPYAVGLIELVEGVRMISNVVGVPYDKVRIGLPVRVEFRTYEDGEDAEGALVLPVFRVIGGEA; via the coding sequence CTGTACGTACGGCTCAAGCAGTACGAGGGGCGGGCCGCCGCCGTCGGCTGCGTCGGCAAGGACCCGGTCAACGTGCCGATGATCCGGCACTGGTGCGAGGCGATCGGCGACACGAACCCGGCCTACGAGGGGCCGGACGCCATCGCCCCGCCCACCATGCTCCAGGCCTGGACGATGGGTGGCCTCTCCGGCCACGAGGGGCGCACGCCCGCGTTCGACGAGCTGATGGCCCTCCTCGACGACGCGGGCTGCGTCTCGGTCGTCGCCACCGACTCCGAACAGGAGTATCCACGGCCCCTGCGGCCCGGGGACGAAGTCACGTTCGACACGGTGATCGAGTCGGTGTCGGAGCGGAAGACGACGAAGCTCGGCACGGGGTACTTCATCACCACCCGCATGGACGTGCGGGTCGGCACGGAACTCGCGGGCACGCACCGCTTCCGCATCCTCAAGTACGCCCCGTCGCGCCGCAGACAGCGGGCCCCGCTTGCCCGGCGCCCCCGCCCGGTGGTCAACCGGGACAACGCCGGCTTCTGGGAGGGCGTCGAACGGCACCGACTGCTCATCCAGCGCTGCGCCGACTGCGGCACGCTGCGCCACCCCTGGCTGCCGGGCTGCAACACCTGTGGCTGCCTGGACTGGGACACGGTCGAGGCGAGCGGCGAGGGCACGGTCCATTCGTACGTCGTGATGCACCACCCGCCGTTCCCGGCCTTCGACCCTCCCTACGCGGTGGGGCTGATCGAGCTCGTGGAGGGCGTGCGGATGATCAGCAACGTGGTGGGGGTGCCGTACGACAAAGTGCGCATCGGTCTGCCGGTACGGGTGGAGTTCCGGACCTACGAGGACGGGGAGGACGCGGAGGGCGCACTGGTCCTGCCGGTGTTCCGGGTCATCGGGGGCGAGGCCTGA
- a CDS encoding subtilase-type protease inhibitor, translating to MASAASVVSVAAVPAVALPAVSVSAPPPVRAEDRPAGVGDRLTVIVRHAGAGRNGTYVVSCHPAVGSHPDVAGACRAVDRSTRWGREAFAPVAPGSVCTMVYGGPATAHVTGTWAGRPVDATYDRSNGCEIARWNRMVPLLPDIRS from the coding sequence ATGGCTTCCGCGGCCTCCGTCGTCTCCGTCGCCGCCGTCCCCGCCGTGGCCCTGCCCGCCGTCTCCGTCTCCGCGCCCCCGCCCGTTCGGGCCGAGGATCGGCCGGCCGGGGTCGGTGACCGGCTGACCGTCATCGTCCGGCACGCGGGTGCCGGGCGGAACGGGACGTACGTGGTGTCCTGTCATCCCGCCGTCGGCAGTCACCCGGACGTGGCCGGCGCGTGCCGGGCCGTGGACCGGAGCACCCGGTGGGGCCGCGAGGCCTTCGCGCCGGTGGCGCCGGGCAGCGTCTGCACGATGGTCTACGGCGGCCCGGCCACCGCCCATGTCACCGGGACCTGGGCCGGACGCCCGGTCGACGCGACGTACGACCGCAGCAACGGCTGCGAGATCGCACGGTGGAACCGCATGGTGCCGCTCCTGCCGGACATCCGTTCGTAG
- a CDS encoding lipid-transfer protein, with the protein MSVRTRDTLGGRAAIVGIGATEFSKDSGRSELRLAVEAVRAALDDAGLMPGDVDGLVTFTMDTSPEITVAQACGMGELSFFSRVHYGGGAACATVQQAALAVATGVAEVVVCYRAFNERSGRRFGSGVQHREPSAEGAALGWALPSGLLTPASWVAMAAQRYLHMYGLTPEAFGQVAVVDRKYAATNPAAYFHGRPITLADHAASRWIVEPLRLLDCCQETDGGQALVVTSVERARDLPHPPAVIAAAAQGAGRAQEQMTSFYRDDLTGLPEMGVVARQLRRTSGLAPADIDVGILYDHFTPFVLMQLEEFGFCGRGEAADFVAEERLPLNTHGGQLGEAYLHGMNGVAEGVRQVRGTAVNRISGVDRVLVTAGTGVPTSGLILAVDG; encoded by the coding sequence ATGAGCGTACGCACCCGGGACACGCTCGGCGGACGCGCGGCGATCGTCGGCATCGGTGCCACCGAGTTCTCCAAGGACTCGGGGCGCAGCGAGCTGCGGCTGGCGGTGGAGGCGGTGCGGGCCGCGCTCGACGACGCGGGGCTGATGCCCGGCGACGTGGACGGTCTGGTGACGTTCACGATGGACACCAGCCCGGAGATCACCGTGGCCCAGGCCTGCGGGATGGGTGAGCTGTCCTTCTTCTCCCGGGTCCACTACGGCGGCGGCGCGGCCTGCGCGACCGTGCAGCAGGCGGCGCTCGCGGTGGCGACGGGCGTCGCGGAGGTGGTGGTCTGCTACCGGGCGTTCAACGAACGCTCGGGGCGGAGATTCGGCTCGGGCGTGCAGCACCGGGAGCCGTCGGCGGAGGGCGCGGCGCTCGGCTGGGCGCTGCCGTCCGGACTGCTCACCCCGGCGTCCTGGGTGGCCATGGCGGCACAGCGCTATCTGCACATGTACGGGCTGACCCCGGAGGCGTTCGGGCAGGTGGCCGTGGTCGACCGCAAGTACGCGGCGACCAACCCGGCGGCGTACTTCCACGGCCGCCCGATCACGCTCGCCGACCACGCGGCCTCACGCTGGATCGTGGAGCCGCTGAGGCTGCTGGACTGCTGTCAGGAGACGGACGGCGGGCAGGCGCTCGTCGTCACCTCCGTGGAACGGGCCCGCGACCTGCCCCACCCGCCCGCGGTGATCGCGGCCGCCGCGCAGGGGGCCGGTCGTGCCCAGGAGCAGATGACGAGCTTCTACCGCGACGACCTGACCGGCCTGCCTGAGATGGGGGTGGTGGCCCGGCAGCTGCGGCGCACCTCCGGGCTGGCCCCGGCCGACATCGACGTGGGGATCCTGTACGACCACTTCACCCCGTTCGTGCTGATGCAGTTGGAGGAGTTCGGGTTCTGCGGACGGGGCGAGGCGGCGGACTTCGTGGCCGAGGAGCGGCTGCCGCTCAACACGCACGGGGGACAGCTCGGGGAGGCCTACCTCCACGGTATGAACGGGGTGGCGGAGGGGGTACGCCAGGTGCGGGGCACGGCGGTGAACCGAATATCGGGGGTGGACCGGGTACTGGTGACGGCGGGGACGGGGGTGCCCACGTCGGGGCTGATCCTCGCGGTCGACGGCTGA
- a CDS encoding GntR family transcriptional regulator: protein MNPDAEIDHGAPLTPYRQLAEILRAQIRRGDWQPGRMLPSEAQLVQRYGIARTTVRRGLALLADEGWVFTVPQRGWFVSDPLPPSPETPA from the coding sequence ATGAACCCCGATGCTGAGATCGATCACGGCGCGCCTCTGACGCCGTACCGGCAGCTTGCGGAAATCCTGCGCGCACAGATTCGACGCGGAGACTGGCAGCCGGGGCGGATGCTGCCGAGCGAGGCCCAGCTCGTGCAGCGGTACGGGATCGCGCGGACGACCGTCAGGAGGGGGTTGGCCCTGCTGGCCGACGAGGGCTGGGTGTTCACCGTCCCTCAGCGAGGCTGGTTCGTATCCGACCCGCTCCCGCCCTCCCCCGAAACCCCCGCATGA
- a CDS encoding helix-turn-helix domain-containing protein: protein MTATALRVRARLRLRQDLPSPAERRAIRKAAGLSQGELAEAIGVTRQAVSHWEAGTRTPQGAMLDRYVSAIRTMRGAA from the coding sequence ATGACAGCCACAGCGCTTCGCGTTCGTGCTCGTCTGCGCCTGCGCCAGGACCTTCCGTCCCCTGCGGAGCGACGAGCGATTCGTAAGGCCGCGGGTCTCTCACAGGGGGAGCTCGCCGAGGCAATCGGAGTCACCCGCCAGGCCGTCAGTCACTGGGAGGCCGGCACTCGCACCCCGCAGGGCGCGATGCTCGACCGCTACGTGTCCGCCATCCGCACCATGCGGGGTGCGGCGTGA
- a CDS encoding response regulator, which translates to MDAFLESEVPSRSDATETDAPAPTGRRRRRAAEEPEQVAAEATEASGGTGRRRGRPAEDATGGQDEDVAEGAVVTAAEHAAGTAAVGSGLGGTVPPQGVPVPTGRRARRDGGEAQAALPPALPAPSPAPETGAEPVPADRAQPGGRRRRALAAAAERAAAQEAGARTVFALPPAEADRSPGSEPTPVPVADGTNGQVPAPVPVPVPAQMQAPVPSEGAPGDDGRHDAVPHDQAEDHTPPQPHPTSAPTGRRRRAVAQSAEMSATPAQGVPAQGVPAQGVPAQGVPAQGVPAQGVPAQGVPAQGVPAQGVPAQGVPAQGVPAQGVPAQGVPAQGTVGQALPLPAEAAPAAPVAPAAQATPAPGTPIGAAAVSPNGTDTPGAGTPLPPEHRAAQPLPAEAAAPVDPNSTQGRAISVRTLGQGVPFSRQAAQVQQPTPTPPPQTPGGSGRRRKLGTPPDPAARQEQRQEQGARPHPPTTEQPPAQPSLAGQSLAGQTLAGQSRLAPATTEGAGRSYAIGAPDENAAEGPEPLDGPGGAIEVADPPRPQPMDDELPPEPLDNPRRLLVWPAPDVTTQQALSDRGYRPVIVHSREEVDAQIAAFPAALFVDPLTGPITRTALQSLRQAAVAAEVPVLVTAGLGQATREAAYGADPAVLLKALAPRDSEQHPPRVLLIEEHAEIALALTSTLERRGMQVARAASDADAVTLAGQLRPNLVVMDLMQVHRRQAGIVDWLRANGQLNRTPIVVYTAAVDQADLPRLASGETVLFLAERSTSGEVQGRIVDLLSRIGTN; encoded by the coding sequence GTGGACGCCTTCCTGGAGAGCGAGGTTCCCAGCCGGTCCGACGCCACCGAGACGGATGCGCCCGCACCGACCGGGCGGCGCAGGAGGCGCGCGGCCGAGGAGCCGGAGCAGGTCGCGGCCGAGGCCACGGAGGCCTCCGGCGGCACCGGGCGACGGCGCGGCCGGCCCGCCGAGGACGCCACCGGTGGCCAGGACGAGGACGTGGCCGAGGGTGCCGTCGTGACGGCGGCCGAGCACGCGGCGGGTACGGCCGCCGTGGGCAGCGGGCTCGGCGGGACCGTACCGCCGCAGGGCGTGCCCGTGCCCACCGGTCGGCGTGCCCGGCGTGACGGCGGGGAGGCGCAGGCCGCCCTGCCGCCCGCGCTGCCCGCGCCCTCCCCTGCCCCGGAGACCGGAGCGGAGCCCGTCCCGGCCGACCGTGCCCAGCCCGGCGGGCGCCGCCGTCGGGCCCTGGCCGCCGCGGCCGAGCGTGCCGCCGCGCAGGAGGCGGGGGCCCGTACGGTCTTCGCGCTGCCGCCGGCCGAGGCCGACCGTTCACCCGGTTCCGAGCCCACGCCCGTGCCCGTGGCCGACGGCACGAACGGGCAGGTGCCCGCCCCGGTTCCGGTCCCGGTCCCGGCCCAGATGCAGGCTCCGGTGCCGAGTGAGGGCGCACCGGGCGACGACGGGCGGCACGACGCCGTACCGCACGACCAGGCCGAGGACCACACGCCACCCCAGCCGCACCCCACCAGCGCGCCGACGGGCCGCCGACGACGGGCCGTGGCCCAGTCGGCCGAGATGTCCGCGACGCCCGCGCAGGGCGTGCCCGCGCAGGGCGTGCCCGCGCAGGGCGTGCCCGCGCAGGGCGTGCCCGCGCAGGGCGTGCCCGCGCAGGGCGTGCCCGCGCAGGGCGTGCCCGCGCAGGGCGTGCCCGCGCAGGGCGTGCCCGCGCAGGGCGTGCCCGCGCAGGGCGTGCCCGCGCAGGGCGTGCCCGCGCAGGGCGTGCCCGCGCAGGGCACGGTCGGTCAGGCCCTGCCGCTCCCCGCGGAGGCGGCGCCCGCGGCGCCCGTGGCCCCCGCCGCCCAGGCGACCCCGGCCCCCGGCACACCGATCGGTGCCGCCGCCGTCTCTCCGAACGGCACCGACACCCCCGGCGCGGGCACCCCGCTCCCGCCGGAGCACCGTGCCGCCCAGCCGTTGCCCGCCGAGGCGGCCGCCCCCGTCGACCCGAACTCGACGCAGGGGCGGGCGATCAGCGTGCGGACCCTGGGGCAGGGCGTGCCGTTCAGCCGGCAGGCGGCGCAGGTGCAACAGCCGACGCCCACCCCGCCCCCGCAGACGCCGGGCGGTTCCGGTCGCCGCCGCAAGCTGGGCACACCGCCCGACCCGGCCGCGCGCCAGGAGCAGCGCCAGGAGCAGGGGGCTCGCCCGCACCCGCCGACCACCGAGCAACCGCCCGCGCAGCCGTCCCTGGCCGGACAGTCCCTCGCCGGGCAGACCCTGGCCGGGCAGTCCCGGCTCGCCCCGGCCACCACCGAGGGTGCCGGACGGTCGTACGCCATAGGTGCCCCGGACGAGAACGCCGCCGAGGGTCCCGAGCCGCTGGACGGGCCGGGCGGCGCGATCGAGGTCGCGGACCCGCCGCGCCCGCAGCCGATGGACGACGAGCTGCCGCCCGAGCCGCTGGACAACCCGCGGCGGTTGCTGGTGTGGCCCGCACCGGACGTCACCACCCAGCAGGCGCTCAGCGACCGCGGCTACCGTCCCGTGATCGTGCACTCCCGCGAGGAGGTCGACGCGCAGATCGCCGCGTTCCCGGCCGCGCTGTTCGTGGACCCGCTGACCGGGCCGATCACGCGTACCGCGCTGCAGTCGCTGCGGCAGGCCGCCGTGGCGGCGGAGGTGCCGGTGCTGGTGACGGCCGGGCTCGGACAGGCGACGCGCGAGGCGGCGTACGGCGCCGATCCCGCCGTACTGCTGAAGGCGCTCGCCCCGCGGGACAGTGAGCAGCACCCGCCGCGGGTCCTGCTCATCGAGGAGCACGCGGAGATCGCGCTGGCGCTCACCTCGACGCTGGAGCGGCGCGGGATGCAGGTCGCGCGGGCGGCGAGCGATGCCGACGCAGTGACGCTGGCGGGGCAGCTCAGGCCGAACCTGGTCGTGATGGACCTGATGCAGGTGCACCGGCGCCAGGCCGGGATCGTGGACTGGCTGCGCGCGAACGGGCAGCTCAACCGCACTCCGATCGTCGTCTACACCGCCGCTGTCGACCAGGCCGACCTGCCACGGCTGGCCTCCGGCGAGACGGTGCTGTTCCTCGCGGAGCGGTCGACCAGCGGCGAGGTGCAGGGCCGCATCGTCGACCTGCTGTCGAGGATCGGTACGAACTAG
- a CDS encoding helix-turn-helix domain-containing protein — protein MTGVWTREAVEALGPTTDVPTVASIFGVNKDTVYAQIRRGEWTATRVLTLGRKIKIPTRDLIALLYAPEASTEPAPHGIPAVPAQCHHTEYPQATANEPQSQCGCRVGESAAIRPLRGA, from the coding sequence GTGACCGGCGTCTGGACGCGCGAGGCAGTCGAGGCGCTCGGCCCGACCACGGACGTCCCCACAGTGGCGTCGATCTTCGGCGTCAACAAGGACACCGTGTACGCGCAGATACGCCGCGGCGAGTGGACCGCAACCCGCGTCCTCACCCTCGGCCGGAAGATCAAGATCCCGACGCGCGACCTGATCGCACTTCTGTACGCGCCGGAAGCCTCCACCGAGCCCGCTCCCCACGGAATCCCGGCAGTGCCAGCACAGTGCCACCACACCGAATACCCGCAGGCCACGGCCAACGAACCGCAGTCTCAATGCGGTTGCAGGGTTGGGGAATCGGCGGCGATCCGCCCCCTCCGGGGCGCATGA
- a CDS encoding MaoC/PaaZ C-terminal domain-containing protein, with translation MTVPTAGAELPPLEIPITRTLIVAGAIASRDYQDVHHDAELARQKGSPDVFMNILTTNGLVGRYITDHFGPTAVLHRVAIRLGAPNYPGDTMVLTGRIEEVDGDTATVRVTGSNGIGRHVTGTVTVTVLPEGGAR, from the coding sequence ATGACGGTGCCGACGGCGGGCGCGGAGCTGCCGCCGCTGGAGATCCCGATCACGCGGACCCTGATCGTGGCCGGTGCGATCGCGTCCCGCGACTACCAGGACGTCCACCACGACGCCGAGTTGGCCCGGCAGAAGGGCTCCCCGGACGTCTTCATGAACATCCTGACGACGAACGGGCTGGTCGGCAGGTACATCACGGACCACTTCGGTCCGACGGCCGTGCTGCACAGGGTCGCCATCCGGCTGGGGGCACCCAACTACCCGGGGGACACCATGGTGTTGACCGGCCGGATCGAGGAGGTTGACGGCGACACCGCCACCGTCCGGGTGACCGGCTCCAACGGCATCGGCAGACATGTGACGGGCACCGTGACGGTCACGGTCCTGCCCGAGGGCGGTGCGCGATGA
- a CDS encoding long-chain fatty acid--CoA ligase — protein MLSTMQDVPLTVTRILVHGVLVHGQSQITTWTGEGEPQRRSFAEAGTRAVQLANALRDDLGIRADDRVATLMWNNAEHVEAYFAIPSMGAVLHTLNLRLPAEQLAWIVNHAADRVIIVNGSLIPLLAPLLPRMTSVEHIVVSGPGDRSPLAGAAAQVHEYEELIADKPKTFDWPEIDERQAAAMCYTSGTTGDPKGVVYSHRSIYLHSMQVNMTESMGLTDQDTSLVVVPQFHVNAWGLPHATFMTGVNMLMPDRFLQPAPLAEMIESEKPTHAAAVPTIWQGLLAELTAKPRDVSSLTQVTIGGSACPPALMKAFDELGMRVCHAWGMTETSPLGTVARPPAHAVGTEEEFGYRLTQGRFPASVEARLTGPGGERLPWDGESAGELEVRGPWIAGAYYNGPDAEPLRPADKFSEDGWLKTGDVGVISPDGFLTLTDRAKDVIKSGGEWISSVDLENALMSHPDVAEAAVVAVPDDKWGERPLATVVLREGSSTDFATLRTFLAEEGKIAKWQLPERWTLIEAVPKTSVGKFDKKVLRRKYAEGDLDVTTLG, from the coding sequence GTGCTGAGCACCATGCAGGACGTACCGCTGACCGTCACCCGCATCCTTGTGCATGGTGTGCTGGTGCACGGACAGTCCCAGATCACCACCTGGACCGGGGAGGGCGAGCCGCAGCGGCGCAGCTTCGCCGAGGCGGGCACCCGCGCGGTACAGCTCGCGAACGCCTTGCGCGACGACCTCGGCATCCGGGCCGACGACCGGGTCGCCACGCTGATGTGGAACAACGCCGAGCACGTCGAGGCGTACTTCGCGATCCCCTCCATGGGCGCCGTCCTGCACACGCTCAACCTCCGTCTGCCCGCCGAGCAGCTGGCCTGGATCGTGAACCACGCCGCCGACCGCGTGATCATCGTCAACGGTTCGCTGATCCCGCTGCTCGCCCCGCTGCTGCCGAGGATGACGAGCGTCGAGCACATCGTCGTCTCGGGCCCCGGTGACCGCTCCCCGCTCGCCGGCGCCGCGGCGCAGGTGCACGAGTACGAGGAGCTGATCGCGGACAAGCCGAAGACGTTCGACTGGCCGGAGATCGACGAACGCCAGGCCGCCGCCATGTGCTACACCTCCGGCACGACCGGTGACCCCAAGGGCGTGGTCTACAGCCACCGTTCGATCTATCTGCACTCCATGCAGGTCAACATGACCGAGTCCATGGGGCTGACCGACCAGGACACCTCGCTCGTCGTCGTGCCCCAGTTCCACGTCAACGCCTGGGGCCTGCCGCACGCCACCTTCATGACCGGCGTCAACATGCTGATGCCGGACCGCTTCCTGCAGCCGGCCCCGCTCGCCGAGATGATCGAGAGCGAGAAGCCGACCCACGCGGCCGCCGTCCCCACCATCTGGCAGGGCCTGCTGGCCGAGCTGACCGCCAAGCCCCGGGACGTCTCCTCGCTCACCCAGGTCACCATCGGCGGCTCGGCCTGTCCGCCCGCCCTGATGAAAGCCTTCGACGAGCTCGGCATGCGGGTCTGCCACGCCTGGGGCATGACCGAGACATCCCCGCTGGGCACGGTGGCCCGCCCGCCGGCCCACGCGGTCGGTACGGAGGAGGAGTTCGGCTACCGCCTCACCCAGGGCCGCTTCCCGGCCAGTGTCGAGGCCCGCCTCACCGGCCCCGGCGGCGAGCGGCTCCCCTGGGACGGCGAGTCGGCCGGTGAGCTGGAGGTGCGCGGCCCGTGGATCGCGGGCGCGTACTACAACGGCCCCGACGCCGAACCGCTCCGCCCCGCCGACAAGTTCAGCGAGGACGGCTGGCTGAAGACCGGTGACGTCGGCGTCATCAGCCCCGACGGCTTCCTCACTCTCACCGACCGCGCCAAGGACGTCATCAAGTCGGGCGGCGAGTGGATCTCCTCGGTCGACCTGGAGAACGCGCTGATGTCCCACCCGGACGTCGCCGAGGCCGCCGTGGTCGCCGTCCCCGACGACAAGTGGGGCGAGCGCCCGCTGGCCACGGTCGTGCTGAGGGAGGGCTCCAGCACCGACTTCGCGACCCTGCGCACGTTCCTCGCGGAGGAGGGCAAGATCGCCAAGTGGCAGCTCCCGGAGCGCTGGACGCTCATCGAGGCGGTGCCGAAGACGAGCGTGGGCAAGTTCGACAAGAAGGTGCTGCGCAGGAAGTACGCCGAGGGCGACCTGGACGTGACCACGCTCGGCTGA